The following coding sequences lie in one Rutidosis leptorrhynchoides isolate AG116_Rl617_1_P2 chromosome 6, CSIRO_AGI_Rlap_v1, whole genome shotgun sequence genomic window:
- the LOC139852984 gene encoding nuclear transcription factor Y subunit B-5-like: MDDSTNNFITVEDDTTNQQERLLPIANVGRITKQILPPNAKISKEAKETMQECVSEFISFVTGEASEKCKKERRKTVNGDDVCWAIGTLGFDDYAPPLKRYLERYREVEGDRSASTSQRIEDEARPSSSKAEINPNSKTY, from the coding sequence ATGGATGATTCAACCAACAATTTCATAACCGTTGAAGATGATACTACAAATCAACAAGAAAGATTACTTCCAATCGCGAACGTGGGCCGAATCACCAAACAAATACTTCCACCAAATGCAAAGATCTCAAAAGAAGCCAAAGAGACTATGCAAGAATGTGTTTCTGAATTTATTAGTTTTGTGACCGGTGAAGCGTCCGAAAAATGCAAAAAAGAGCGAAGAAAGACGGTGAATGGAGATGATGTGTGTTGGGCTATTGGGACATTAGGGTTTGATGATTATGCTCCACCATTGAAAAGGTACTTAGAAAGATATAGAGAGGTTGAAGGAGATCGGTCGGCTAGTACTTCGCAAAGAATCGAAGATGAGGCGAGACCATCTTCATCTAAAGCTGAAATTAATCCTAATTCGAAGACATATTGA